The Chryseobacterium sp. 52 genome includes a region encoding these proteins:
- a CDS encoding SDR family oxidoreductase: MSKTILITGAASGFGKIAAFDLAKKGHKIIATTQVYPQMSDLIREAGEQGIELTVDKLDVTNSRDIAYIHQKYDIDILISNAGIMEGGPIAEQPLEFIRSMFDVNVFGGLELAQGFVKKFIEQKKPGKIVFTTSMGGLWTVPYVAAYCASKHAMESIAEGLKTELAPFNIKIATCNPGVFGTGFNDRGVDSIFRWYDPKVNFTPNSAFDGVADSLFHQLDPKSMADVIVNVALDDQSDFRNVHPKETEDFVKQLQADAWTAKS; this comes from the coding sequence ATGAGCAAAACAATTTTAATTACAGGTGCAGCAAGCGGTTTCGGAAAGATAGCCGCATTTGATCTTGCAAAAAAAGGACATAAAATTATCGCAACTACGCAGGTTTATCCACAGATGAGCGATTTAATTCGAGAAGCCGGTGAACAGGGAATTGAACTTACGGTTGACAAGCTGGACGTTACCAATTCACGTGACATTGCTTATATCCATCAAAAATATGATATTGATATTTTAATCAGCAATGCCGGCATCATGGAAGGGGGGCCTATCGCGGAACAGCCGTTGGAATTTATCCGTTCTATGTTTGATGTGAATGTTTTTGGAGGTTTAGAGCTTGCTCAGGGCTTTGTGAAAAAGTTTATTGAACAGAAAAAGCCGGGCAAAATAGTATTTACTACCTCGATGGGTGGATTATGGACTGTTCCGTATGTAGCAGCTTACTGCGCCTCGAAGCACGCTATGGAATCTATCGCAGAAGGTTTAAAAACTGAACTGGCTCCATTCAATATTAAAATTGCAACCTGCAATCCTGGCGTTTTTGGAACCGGGTTTAATGACAGGGGAGTGGATTCTATTTTCCGTTGGTATGATCCAAAAGTGAACTTCACTCCGAATTCTGCGTTCGATGGGGTTGCAGATTCTCTCTTTCACCAGCTGGATCCGAAGTCTATGGCCGATGTGATTGTAAATGTAGCTTTAGATGATCAATCTGATTTCAGAAATGTACATCCAAAAGAAACTGAAGATTTTGTAAAACAGCTTCAAGCTGATGCATGGACGGCAAAAAGTTAA
- a CDS encoding GlcG/HbpS family heme-binding protein — translation MSIMYDQAAKALNAAIEKAISINIPVSIAVVDTGGHLMALARLDSVYGVIDFAIKKAKTAVMFGIDCDVMGTIIAGADIHGYGMLNSNDGLLTIAGGVVIKDSDGKIIGAIASSGGTPEQDKEIAGAGAAVMT, via the coding sequence ATGAGTATAATGTATGATCAGGCTGCAAAAGCGCTCAATGCAGCCATAGAAAAAGCAATATCGATCAATATTCCTGTAAGTATTGCTGTGGTAGATACGGGCGGACATCTGATGGCCCTGGCGAGGCTAGACAGTGTATATGGCGTTATTGATTTTGCAATAAAAAAAGCTAAAACGGCTGTGATGTTTGGAATTGACTGTGATGTAATGGGGACGATCATTGCCGGAGCAGATATTCATGGATATGGTATGTTGAATTCCAATGATGGTCTTCTGACGATTGCAGGCGGAGTTGTGATCAAAGATTCTGATGGAAAGATTATCGGGGCGATAGCTTCTTCCGGAGGAACTCCTGAGCAGGATAAAGAGATTGCTGGTGCAGGTGCCGCTGTTATGACTTAA